One Littorina saxatilis isolate snail1 linkage group LG14, US_GU_Lsax_2.0, whole genome shotgun sequence genomic region harbors:
- the LOC138947381 gene encoding uncharacterized protein, with protein MFKVSSFVLITLRPTSKTILQRGSLVWNAVPTLFAVPNPPPKVASGRKPPSQRVATNEASTDLSPDAQIVQPDDIQAILEDIGCKASKSSSSPSPREAELWQKVNKLRSKVFRLEKKTMEPRVKRASKLAKPPKKDFVVEQLSHILSGEASYFAIYACYIFTGYLLLCPILAETGTHVTKELKESQ; from the exons atgttcaaggtctcaagctttgtactgatcactttgaggccaaccagtaaaacaatcctgcagagaggatcacttgtgtggaatgctgtcccgacattgtttgcagtgcccaatccaccaccgaag gttgctagtgggaggaagccaccatcgcaaagggtagctacaaatgaagccagcaccgacctgtcgcctgatgcacaaattgttcaaccag atgacattcaggcgatcctggaggacataggatgtaaagcatcaaagtcgtcatcttccccatcccctcgtgaagcggaactttggcagaaggtcaacaaactgaggagcaaggttttccgattagaaaagaaaacgatggaaccccgtgtaaaacgagcgagtaaattagccaagcctcccaagaaagactttgtagtagaacagttgtctcatatattatcaggcgaggcgagctattttgccatttatgcctgttacatatttaccggttatctgctgctgtgtccaatcctggcagagacgggaacgcatgttaccaaggagctgaaggagagtcaatga